From one Citrobacter sp. Marseille-Q6884 genomic stretch:
- a CDS encoding virulence factor SrfC family protein: MSKMLNTAQAAIEWVMDTRERTARLDDEADSLLAQLTLAAMNETALNAAFTAQGCVGLYGHSQPAKAHLLSALCSNANGKLNITTPDRSFDYFTHINPGHAPGNMAIRFTRNETAMDSEWPLRLRLLSEAELVQLFIAQFCALPDNRQVEKSIIEARLDKWQTLRQRHPVQGITAQDVATIAHFWRTCVPSSQQQIDDALWHQFALLLPALDLTTRANVWALLWGEQPELTQQWLALAHTLQQTGHAKEIAAPLSLLVDHFGLPAESFLTQGASTASEAQSDVVVHPIADHQLLNAVSISLDTLALLTRELVLTVEDSASGNADLLDIPLAPDTHPNPLWQAKLGWMLEHYRQHLQPDVLVICNAVATRSQTPIITRTLLGWVNDTQPLHDAALPGVVWAITPQDARFSTRQNLDEAVQQLMGKPGLHWGTLQALDKHSVQRLIEWLSQATSVQQRHARFTSLREQHQQRIRETLNTWLDARDGEPGSCESVIRQLQAQAAKHGDLLDGLLPPMCRFESLLRIQKPREEQVSGLFNEEIDLFADMQDASPALENKETGYLAHKMWINHVRQWCRNENNARRLGLEPRTLRQVADILVTTSYRLELSQQLQHILQRENVCGAQLHAAIGDFITWLGYASVAEEKRPASRVNKGAAIFSAPVQQPMLRLTKLEEQPSHGASRYVYDWLVALYTRANENTGYQHPQDVTGADKKRLFALLTA; encoded by the coding sequence ATGAGCAAGATGTTAAACACCGCACAAGCTGCCATCGAATGGGTGATGGATACACGCGAGCGTACGGCGCGTCTTGATGATGAGGCCGATTCTCTGTTGGCGCAACTGACGCTGGCGGCAATGAATGAAACCGCGCTGAATGCGGCCTTTACCGCACAAGGTTGCGTGGGACTTTACGGGCACTCGCAACCGGCAAAAGCGCATCTGTTATCCGCGTTGTGCAGCAATGCCAACGGCAAACTGAATATCACGACCCCGGATCGCAGCTTTGATTATTTTACCCACATTAATCCGGGTCATGCGCCTGGCAATATGGCGATCCGCTTTACGCGCAATGAAACCGCGATGGATTCCGAGTGGCCGCTGCGTCTGCGGCTGCTGAGTGAGGCCGAACTGGTACAACTGTTTATCGCGCAGTTCTGCGCGTTACCGGACAACCGCCAGGTCGAGAAGTCGATTATTGAGGCGCGGTTAGACAAATGGCAAACGCTGCGCCAGCGTCACCCGGTTCAGGGGATCACTGCACAGGATGTGGCGACAATCGCCCATTTCTGGCGCACCTGCGTCCCCTCTTCTCAGCAGCAAATTGACGATGCGTTATGGCATCAGTTTGCCCTGCTGCTTCCTGCGCTGGATCTGACCACCCGGGCGAATGTCTGGGCGCTGCTGTGGGGAGAACAACCGGAACTGACGCAACAATGGCTGGCACTGGCGCATACGTTGCAACAAACCGGTCACGCAAAGGAGATTGCTGCACCGCTGAGTCTGCTGGTTGACCATTTTGGCTTGCCCGCCGAAAGTTTCCTGACTCAGGGCGCCTCAACTGCGAGCGAAGCGCAAAGCGATGTGGTGGTTCACCCCATTGCTGACCACCAGTTACTCAACGCGGTCAGTATCTCGCTGGATACCCTGGCGCTGCTTACGCGTGAGCTGGTACTGACGGTGGAAGACAGCGCGTCTGGCAACGCCGATCTTCTGGATATTCCCCTCGCGCCGGATACGCATCCCAATCCGCTATGGCAAGCCAAATTAGGCTGGATGCTGGAACATTACCGTCAGCATCTGCAACCTGATGTATTGGTGATATGCAATGCCGTCGCCACCCGCTCACAGACCCCGATAATCACCCGGACTTTACTGGGCTGGGTTAACGACACCCAACCTCTGCATGATGCCGCGCTGCCCGGCGTGGTCTGGGCGATCACGCCGCAGGATGCACGTTTTAGCACCCGGCAAAATCTGGATGAAGCCGTGCAGCAATTAATGGGTAAACCGGGACTGCACTGGGGCACGCTGCAGGCACTGGATAAACACAGTGTTCAGCGTCTTATCGAATGGTTATCTCAGGCAACCTCTGTGCAGCAGCGCCATGCCCGGTTCACCTCGCTTCGCGAGCAACACCAGCAACGCATTCGTGAAACGCTGAATACCTGGCTGGATGCCCGCGACGGCGAACCCGGATCATGCGAATCCGTGATCCGCCAGTTACAGGCTCAGGCGGCGAAACATGGCGACCTGCTGGACGGACTGCTTCCTCCGATGTGCCGCTTTGAGTCATTGCTGCGCATTCAAAAGCCCCGAGAGGAACAGGTCAGCGGACTTTTTAATGAAGAGATCGACTTGTTTGCCGACATGCAGGACGCCTCGCCCGCGCTGGAAAATAAAGAAACCGGGTATCTGGCACATAAAATGTGGATCAATCACGTGCGCCAGTGGTGTCGTAATGAGAATAATGCCCGCCGGTTAGGCCTTGAGCCCCGCACGCTCAGACAGGTCGCCGACATACTGGTCACCACCAGCTACCGGCTTGAGCTATCTCAGCAGCTACAGCATATCCTGCAACGCGAGAACGTCTGCGGAGCGCAGCTTCACGCCGCTATCGGGGATTTTATCACCTGGCTTGGCTACGCCAGCGTGGCAGAGGAAAAACGGCCGGCCAGCAGGGTCAACAAAGGGGCAGCAATTTTCAGTGCTCCCGTGCAACAGCCTATGCTTCGACTAACAAAACTGGAGGAGCAGCCTTCACATGGCGCAAGCCGCTACGTTTACGACTGGCTGGTTGCCCTCTACACCCGTGCTAATGAGAACACTGGTTATCAACATCCGCAGGATGTGACCGGGGCAGATAAAAAACGGTTGTTTGCCTTGCTAACGGCGTGA